Part of the Aurantiacibacter aquimixticola genome, GCAGCGATTTGTTCTTCGACGATTTCGTGAGGATTGACCTGCGCACATTCGTCGATCTCGGCCAGCGCGACGGCTTGGTGGAGGCGGTGCCCTTCTTCAAGAATGTTCGCGTGGGCTTCGATATCGAGAACATCTTCGATGCGCGCCAGCGCGTGACCGATGGCAATGGCGATACGCCGCTGGCCTATCAGCCCTTCCTGCTGGATCCGCGCGGGCGAACATTCGAGCTGGAGTTTCGGAAGTTGTTCTAGGCTTCGTCATTGCGAGCGCAGCGAAGCAATCCAGTGCCGGCGTTTGCACTGGATTGCCGCGTCGCCTTCGGCTCCTCGCAATGACGTTTAGAGAGCGCTTCCCGCCGCGTAGCCGCTCGCCCAGGCCCATTGGAAATTGTACCCGCCGAGCCAGCCGGTGACGTCGACCGCCTCTCCGATGGCATGAAGGCCTGGCACGCTTTTCGCCTCCATCGTCTTGGACGATAGCTCCGCCGTCGAGATGCCGCCCGCCGTCACTTCGGCCTTGGCGAAGCCCTCACTGCCATTCGGGTTGAAGCGCCATGCGCTCAGCCGCTCCTCCGCCGCCCGCAACCGCTTGTCCGGCACATTGCCGAGATCGCCCTCAATACCGAGCTGATCCACCAGCACGTCGGCCAGCCTGTCCGGCAAGGCATCGCGCAATATCGAGCGCAAATGCACAGATGGCGTGTCCCGCTTTGCTTCCAGCAGCCAGCCTGGCGCGCGGTCCGGCAGGAAGCGGATCGTCACCGGCTCGCCATGCTTCCAATAACTCGACGCCTGCAGGATGGACGGCCCGGACAGCCCGCGATGGGTAAAAAGTGCCGCCTCGCGAAACGCGGTCTTTCCTGCTCTCGCCTCGACCTCTGCGGCGACGCCCGACAATTCGCGGAACAGCACCTCCTCGCCGCCCAGCGTCAGCGGCACCAGGGCGGGGCGCGGCTCGACCACTTTCAGGCCGAATTGTCGGGCGAGGCCGTAGGCGAAATCGCTCGCGCCCATTTTCGGGATGCTCGGCCCGCCAGTCGCGACGACGATAGCCCGTGCGGTGAAGCGACCGTGCTGCGTAGTGGCGGAGAAGAGCTCACCCTCGCGAGCCACCGCGCTCACTTCCTCGCGGCAGCGGATCGTGACTTTGCCCGGCCCCGCAGCGCATTCCTCCAGCAGCATGTCGACGATCTGGCGTGCCGAACCGTCGCAGAATAGCTGGCCGAGCGTCTTTTCATGCCATGCGATGCCGTGCCGCTCCACCAGGTCGAGGAAATCGCGCGCCGTGTAACGGGACAGCGCGCTCTTCGCGAAATGCGGATTGGCGCTGAGATAATTGGCCGGACCCGCTCCGATATTGGTGAAATTGCAGCGCCCGCCCCCCGAGATCAGGATTTTCTTCCCGACCTTATCGCTGCGCTCCAGCACCAGAACATCGCGGCCACGCTGTCCGGCGATTGCGGCGCAGAACAGCCCGGCGGCCCCACCGCCAAGCACGATGGCATCGAAATGCTCGGCCATCAGGGGGTCGGGAGCGCGGTTTCCGGCTCCCGCCGTGCCGCCACGAAATAGAGGACCGTGCCGAGCGCGACCATTCCGAGGAAGACGGTCACCGCCTGTCCACTCACTTGCAGGGCGACGAACAGGCTCACCGCTATGGCGATGATGGCGCAGGCGAGATGGATCGGGTTCAATCTGCCCTCACGAAATTCGAGCGTGGGCAGCGCGGCGGCACAGATGCCGTACGTCACCAGCCGGATCAGCGTGCCAGCCACCGCCAGCACGGCGAAGCCTTCCCATACGCCGAACAGGATCGATGCGCCGCCGGTGAACAGGATAGCGTTGGCCGGCGTCCCGTATTTCTCGCTCACGCCGAGGAACCAGCGCGGCAGCATGCCTCGCTGCGCCATGCCGTAGATGAGGCGCGGCTGGGTGGTCGACCCGTTGAAATTGTTGGCGGCGATGCTGAAGGCGGCGGCCACGACGATGGCGACCGCGCCGATATCGCCCATCGTTTCCAGCGCCGCGCCGGCCAGCGCGTTGTCCTCGTTCGGCACGGCAGGCGCGATAGCGAGATAGGCCCAGATCACCGCCATGTAGAGCGCAGTAACAGCGGCGACCATCGTCACGATGGCGAGCGGAATGTCGCGGCGCGGACGCTTCATTTCGCCCGCCGGTTCCGTCACCGCCTCGAACCCCATGAAGGCGTAGAAGGTGAGGAGGACAACCGTCTCCACCTTGCTGAATTCGGGGATGGCGAAACCGATGCCGGGATTGCCCGCAAACAGCGCCGAGACGACCAGCGCGACGAGTGGCACCACCTTGATTACCGTCATCACGCCCAGCGCACCGACCGCACGCGTCATGCCGACGAGGTTCACCCAGGTGATGATCGCAAGGATCGTCGCGATCGCGCCTGCCTCCATCACCGGGTCGGCCATCCAGGGAAACAGCGCGGCGAGGTAAGCGACCATGACGCTGGTGTTGGCGGCGGCGGTGACGATGGCGCTGGCATAGCGCGCCCACCCGGCCTGAAAGCCGACGAAGCGCCCGAAGGCCGCCTCTCCATAGAGCACAGGCCCGCCGCTATTCTCGAACCGCCCCGCAAGCCAGGCATAGCACAGCGCCAGCGGCATGAAGGCGACGCCGCCCGCCAGCATCAGCCACGGGGCGAAGCTGCCGACGCCTGCGGCCAGCACGGCGGGCAGGGCGAAGATCCCCGCGCCGATCATGCCGTTCACCGGAAAGAGCGCCGTGCCCCAGAAGCCGACCGTGCGCGGCGGTGCCGTGAGTTTGTCCATCGGCGGGGAGATGCCCGCCTGCGCCCGGCGAAGCAAGCGATTGAGAAACGCGCATCCCCCGCCTATCTCCTCAACCATGTCGCGCACCGAAGCAGGTTCTCCGCCCGATCCCCGGGGCAAGGAGCGGTTCAACGAAGAGCGCGCGACGTACACGGTGAAAGGCGGCAGCAGTCAGCCCGATCTCGAGGTCGGCGTGAAGGCCATTCGCGATGTCGTGAAGGTGCTGAAGCCGACGCCGGGCGTCTACCGGATGCTCGATGCGCGGGGCGATGTGCTCTATGTCGGCAAGGCGCGCAGCCTGAAGGCGCGGGTGGCCAATTACACGCAGATCAAGGCGCTATCCAACCGCTTGCAGCGCATGGTCAGCCAGTGCCGCGGCATGGAAATCGTCACGACGGGATCGGAGGCCGACGCGCTGCTGCTGGAAGCGCAGTTCATCAAGAGATTTCGCCCGCCTTACAACGTCTTGCTGCGCGATGATAAAAGCTTTCCTTTCATCCTGCTGCGCGAGGGGCACGACTATCCGCGCATCCAGAAGCATCGCGGCGCGCGGCGGGCAAAGGGCAGCTATTACGGACCCTTCGCCAGCGCCGGCAGCGTCAACACGACGATTAATGCGCTGCAGAAACTGTTCCTGCTAAGGTCTTGCACGGACAGCTTTTTCAGTCGTCGGGACAGGCCCTGCCTGCTTTATCAGATCAAGCGTTGCAGTGCGCCGTGCGTCGGCCGGATCGACAAGGACGGCTATGACCAGCTGATCCAGGAGGCGAAGGATTTTCTCGGCGGGAAGTCGGGCGCGGTGCAGGCGCGGATCGAAAAGCAGATGGCCAAGGCGGCCGAGGATCTCGACTTCGAAACCGCCGCCCTGCTGCGCGACCGCTTGCGCGCGGCGACCTTCATTCAGGGCTCTCAGGCAGTCAACGCGGACGGTGTGGGCGACGCCGATGTCTTCGCGCTTCATGCCAAGGGCGGCCAGATCGCGGTGCAGGGCTTCTTCGTTCGCGGCGGACAGAACTGGGGCCACCGCGCCTTCTTTCCGAAGAACACGGGCGACCTGGAAGAAGGCGAAGTGCTCGCCGATGTGCTGCTGCAATTCTACGAAGAAGTGCCGCCGCCGCGCCATATCCTCATCGATCGTGAATTGCCCGAGCAGGAACTGTTGGAGGAAGCCTTCAGCGGCTTGGCCGAGCGCAAGGTGGCCATTTCCACGCCCCAGCGGGGTGAACGCCGCAAGCTGATGGAGCAGGCCAAGCGCAACGCCGTCGAAGCGCTGGAACGGCGCCTTGCCGAAAGCGGCACGCAGGCGAAAGTCATGCGCGAGTTGACCGAATTTCTCGAGCTGCCCGAAGTGCCGACGCGGATCGAGGTCTACGACAACAGCCATATCCAGGGTGCAAAGGCGGTGGGTGCGTTCATCGTCGCCGGGCCGGAAGGCTTCGTGAAGAACCAGTATCGCAAGTTCAACATCAAGACCGCGCAGACGAATGACGATTTCGGCATGATGCGCGAAGTCATGGAGCGCCGCTTCAGCCGCGCGATGAAGGAGGATCCGGATCGCGAGAAGGCGGGAGTGTGGCCCGATCTCGTCCTGATCGACGGGGGCAAGGGGCAGATGTCCTCCGTGCGCGACACTTTGGAGGAGCTTGGCATCGACGACGTGCCGCTGATCGCCATCGCGAAGGGTCCGCATCATGGGCGTGAAGGGCGCGAAGTCTTCCACTTTCCCGACGGGCGCGAAAAGACGCTGCCGACCAATTCGCCTGTGCTGTTCTATCTCCAGCGCCTGCGCGACGAGGTGCACCGCTTCGTCATCGGCGCCCACCGCGCGAAACGCAGCCGCGCCATCACCGCATCACCGCTGGATGAAATCCCCGGTATCGGCCCGGCCCGAAAGCGCGCGCTGCTGCTGCATTTCGGCACAGCCAGCAAGGTCCGCGCCGCGGCGCTGGACGATCTGAAACGCGTGCCCGGCGTCAGCGAGAGCGTCGCGCAGACAGTGTATGACTTCTACCACGCGAGCGGGTGAGGCGCCTCACCGCGTCCCGTCGCTCCAGCCGCCTTTCATGTGCGAGCCGTCGCAGAAGGGCTTGTTGCCGCTCTGGCCGCAGCGGCACAGCGCCATGCGGTTGCGAAGCTCGTAATCCTCGCCATCGGCGGAAACGACGCGCAGGCCGCCTTCGACATAGAGCGGTCCGGAGCATTCCTCCGCCGGATCCTGCGTGACGGAAATGCGCTGTCCGCGCTGGGCGTGGACGGGTTCTCCGGTCTCGTTATCGATCGCGACCAAACGGCCCGATACGCAGTTCGATATCTGGTCGAGGAAAATGGCCGCATGCTCCGGATCGTCGGTCTTCTCGACCTCTTCCCACACCGTCTTGTGCGTGTCGCAGAAGCGGGCGATGGCGCAGAGATCTTCCTGGTCGAGCAGGGTATAGCGCGGGCCTTCCATGCGCTTGGCCTGCTTTTCGTAAGGCGCGCGGTCGGCGACCTCGGTGCCGTCGAAGCCCTCTTCCGCGTGGGAGCCGTCGCAGAAGGGCGCGTTGCTGCTCTGGCCGCAGCGGCACAGCATCATGGTGGGCTTGGACTCGAAATCGCCGGTCTGCTGCCAGTTAATGCTCTCGCCCGCAGCATTCACGCCGATGGCCTGTTCGATCAGCGGCACGCGGCCTTCGACCTTGTAGGGGCCGTCCTTGGTGACGGTGATCTTCATGTCATCGGCCATGTCATTGCTCCACGAGATTGCTTTGCGCGCGCATGCGGCGTTCCTGAAAGGCGAAGCGCGCGGCCTTGCCGACATCGCCCTGAAAGGAGATGTTGACGGTGGCGCCTACGGCCGATCCCACGACCGGCACCAACATTCCCGCCCGGCTGCGGAATCCGGCAAGGGCAATGGCGCGAGAGACGCGCTCTATCGCCTGGTCGACCACCGGCAGGATGCGCTTGTGATCGGCGATGATGAGATCCCCATGGGGACCGATCATCGCCTCCAGAGCGGCAATGCGCGCCTTGCGCTCCTTCGGATCGTTGATGGCGCTGAGTTCGAGGATTTGCAGGCGGAACAGCTTCTCCCGCTCGCCTTCGCCATCATAGCCATAGGCGCGCCCGGTGTCGCGGATGACCCGCAGCGCGATGCCGATGGTGGCGGGGATATCGAGCCCGGCTGTCAGCACGCCACCGAGGCCGGCCGCAGCCCCGCTTGCCCCGCTGATCCCGCGCGCAGCACGGGATACGCGCTCCGAAGCGCGACGTGCGGCGGCGATGTCTTTGGGGTCGTGATCGAAGTTCACCAGCGCAGGCGCGCCGACGGCGGAGTCGATACCTTTAAGCACCGCCTCAACCAGCGATTTCGGCACGATGTCGGCAACCGTCTTGCCGAGCGGGTGGGTGAGGCGTTCGACTCCGCGGCCGAGCCAGGAGGCCTTGCTGCGACGAAAACGGTCCTGCTGTTTCTGGAAATCCATGCGGAGGAAACGGCGTGCCGGCGCGCCCGTTCCGCCGCATCATTCCATATGGCGCAGCATGCCTTCCTGCGTCACGCTGGCGACCAGCCGTCCGTCGCGCGTGAAGACCTGTCCGCGCGAATAGCCGCGCCCGCCGCCGGACCACGGCGCTTCCATCGCAAACAGGAGCCAGTCGTCGAGCGAGAAGGCCTCGTGAAACCAGACGGCATGATCGAGGCTCGCGCCCTTGACCTGGCCGCTATGGATGCTCTTGCCGTGCGGCTGCAGCGCGGTGGCAAGGATCTGGAAATCGGAGATGAACGCCAGCGCCGCGCGATGAACGGCGGGGTCCGACGGCAGGGGAGCAATGGTGCGGAACCACACATGGCTGACGGCGGGGCGCTTTTGCGGCGCAAGCCAGTCGCGCGGCTCGACCGACCGGAAATCGACCGGGAAGGGACGCAGCAGCAATTGCTTGATCGGGCCGTCCGGCACCTTGCCGGCAATATCCTGGCGGATCTCGGCGTCCGGCGTCAGTTCTTCCGGCGGCGCGATATCGGGCATGTCGGGATGCTGGTGGCGCGGCCCCTCGACCGGCGTCTGGAAGCTGGCGGTGAGGTTGAGGATGGGCTTGCCTTCCTGGCTCGCCACGACGCGGCGATTGGAAAAGCTGCGTCCGTCCAGATCGCGCTTCACCCGGTATTCGATGGGCAGATCGTCGCTGCCGGGGCGCAGGAAATAGGCGTGGAGCGAGTGCACATCGCGCCCATCTGCCACCGTGCGGCTCGCCGCGCCGAGCGCCTGCGCAATGGCCTGTCCGCCGAAAACGCGCCCTGTGCCGTCCGGCCGGCGGCGCCCTATGAAGGTATCGCCGCCCTTCGCGTCGAGATCGAGCAGGAAGACGAGGTCGGCGACGATCTTTTCCGGCGTCAGATTGCTGGCTTGCGCTGATTCCATGGCTGCGGCCCATGGCGGCGCGCGCGGCCATCCGTCAAGCCATACGCAAAAGCCCCGCCCGGATCGTCTCCGGGCGGGGCCATTTGTCCGCGCTCCGCTAGCGAGGGAAGCGGATCAATGCGCGAGAGCCGCCAATAGCAGCAATGCGACGATATTGGTAATCTTGATCATCGGGTTCACGGCAGGGCCTGCGGTATCCTTGTAAGGATCGCCGACCGTATCGCCCGTCACCGCGGCCTTGTGGGCTTCCGAGCCCTTGCCGCCGTGATTGCCGTCCTCAATGTATTTCTTCGCATTGTCCCATGCGCCGCCGCCGGCGGTCATGGACAACGCGACGAACAGGCCGCCCACGATCACGCCGAGAAGCAGGGCACCGAGCGCCGCAAAGGCGTTTTCCTGTCCGGCCACCGCGAGGATGACGAAATACACCACGATCGGCGCGAGCACCGGCAGCAGCGAGGGGATGATCATCTCCTTGATTGCAGCCTTGGTGACGAGGTCGACCGTGCGCGCATAGTCGGGCTTTTCGGAGTAATCCATGATGCCCGGCTTTTCCTTGAACTGAGCGCGCACATCCTTGACCACGTCGCCAGCGGCGCGGCCAACGGCGGTCATGCCCATGGCTCCGAAGAGGTAGGGCAGCAACGCGCCGAGGAGCAGGCCGACGATGACGTATGGATTCTCGAGCGAGAAATCGACGTCGGCTGCCGGGAACAGCTCCGCAAGGTCGGTGGTGTAGGCCGCGAACAGCACGAGAGCCGCAAGGCCCGCCGAACCGATGGCATAGCCCTTGGTCACGGCCTTGGTGGTGTTGCCGACCGCATCAAGCGCATCGGTCTTTTCACGCACGCTTTCGTCCAGACCGGCCATTTCCGCGATGCCGCCGGCATTGTCCGTCACCGGCCCGTATGCGTCCAGCGCCACGACCATGCCCGCAAGCGCCAGCATGGCGGTGGCGGCATAGGCGATGCCCATGAGCCCGGCGAGCTGGTAGCTGACGATGATACCCGCCACGATGGCGAGCGTCGGCAAAGCGGTGGACTCAAGACTGATGGCAAGACCCTGGATCACATTGGTGCCGTGGCCCGTTTCCGAGGCCTTGGCGATCGAGCGGACCGGACGGAAATTCGTGCCGGTGTAATACTCGGTGATCCAGATGATGACGCCGGTCAGCAACAGGCCGATCAGCGAACACCAGAACAGGTCCATGCCGGTGAAAGGCGCGATGGACGACGTGCCTTCTTCGGCAATCGGCGCACCGGGATCGACTGCGCCGAGGTTTTCGCCGCCGATCACCGCATTCATGTCGCCCAGCGCATATTGCGTAACGAAATAGATCAGCGGTACGGAAAGGACGGCGGTGACGATGAAGCCCTTATACATCGCGCCCATCACGTTCGTGCCGCCGCCAAGCCGCACGAAATAGGTGCCGATGATGCTGGTGACGATGCAGGCACCGCCGATCAGCAAGGGCAGGGCGACCAGCCCGGCGAAAACGTCTGCGTCAGAGTTGAACAGCAAGAGCAGCGTCAGCACCATCGTCGCACCGACGGTGACGACATAGGTCTCGAACAGGTCGGCGGCCATGCCGGCACAGTCGCCGACATTGTCACCCACATTGTCCGCAATGACGGCGGGGTTACGGGGATCGTCCTCCGGAATGCCGGCTTCGACCTTGCCGACAAGGTCGGCGCCCACGTCCGCAGCCTTGGTAAAGATACCGCCGCCGAGACGCGCGAAGATCGAGATCAGCGAGGCACCGAAGGCCAGCGCCACCAGAGCATCGACGATGATCCGCCGCTCTCCGGCATCGGAAAGCGACAGGCCCATCACGTTGACCAGCACATAGTAGAACACGGCGATGGCCAGCAGGGCGAGACCCGCGACCAGTAGGCCAGTGATTGCCCCCGCGCGGAAGGCGAGAGTGAGGCCCTGTTGCAGGCCCTTCATCGCCGCCGCCGCCGTGCGCAGGTTCGACTTCACCGAGATATTCATCCCGATGAACCCGGCCACGCCCGACAGGATCGCGCCGATCACGAAGCCGACAGCGCTCAGCCAGCCGAGGAATATGGCGACCAGCACGGCCACGACCACGCCGACCAGCGCGATGGTGGTGTATTGCCGCTTCAGATAGGCTTGCGCGCCTTCCTGAATGGCCCCGGCGATTTCCTGCATTTTTTCGTTCCCGGCATCCGCGCCGAGAACCTGACGACTGGTGACGAAGCCGTACACGACGGCAAGCAGCCCCAGGACAATAGCTATGAGTACGAGGTCCATGACCTTGCTATCCCCTTCCCAAAATGAAAACGACCCGGTTTGCCGGGTTCGCGTGACGGGAAGGCTTAGCAAGGCGGCGCACATCCACAAGCGCAAAACGCGCAGTTTTGCACCGAGTCGGGAAAATTCGCCTGTCGAGCCTCGCTATTCGCTGTCCGGCGCGTGCCGATAGCCGAGCCCGTCGGCGTTAATCACTGGCTCGCCATCGAGGAACAGAGGCGCGAAACCGCGCGGCTCGACGCTGCCGATGCGGGTGGCAGGCACGGGCGGGAAGGTTCCGTCTGGCAGGGTGAAGAGCAATTCGTAATCGTCGCCCCATGTCATGCAGTCATGCCGACGATCGGGATCGACGACCGGCACTTCGCCGCTATCGATCGCGATCGATAGCTCGCTCGCCTCGGCCATGCGGAATGCGTCGAGAAGCAGACCGTCGGAAATATCCATCATGGAATGGGCCAGCGGGGCGAGATCGCGCCCTTCGGCAAGGCGCGCCATCGGGCGGGCGTAGGCGGTGGTGTCGCCATCCGTTTCGTCGCGCAAGGTCTCGTAGCCGAGCATCGCCGCGCCGAGCGTGCCGGTAACGAACACCGCATCGCCGATCTCGGCACCGGCGCGGGACGGGACAGGCGTGTGGCTCGCCCTGCCGATAGCGGTGAGGCCGAACGCGCGCGGACCATCGCCTGCCACTGTATCGCCGCCCAGCAACGGCACGCCGTAATGCGACAGCGCTTCGTCGAGCCCTTCGATGAACGCCGAATCGTTCTCGCCCAGCATGTGGCCCAGAAGAATGCCGACAGGCTCCGCGCCCTTCGCAGCAAGGTCGGACAGATTCACGGCCACCAGCTTCCAGGCAACATCGGCCATGTCCTGCTGCGGCAGGTAATGACGGCCTTCGATCATCATGTCGTGGGTAAGCACCAGCGTTTCCGCGCCGATCTCGATGACGGCGGCATCGTCCGCCAGGCCGCGCGCACCGTCATGCAGCATCAGCCCGCGCAAGGTGGCGATAAATTCGGTTTCATTCATGTTCGTCCCCCCCGATTGCGCGAGACTAGTCTCTGACATCCTTCGCCACCGCGTCCAGCACGCCGTTCACGAACTTCGCTTCGCGCTCATCGAAAAAGGCGTGGGCGACGTCGACATATTCGCTGATAGCCGTCCCCACTGGAATGTCGGAGCGGGCCATCAATTCGTAGGCGCCGCAGCGCAGGATCTGCAGCATCGTCTTGTCCAGCCGCAGCAAGGTCCAGCCTTGTGCCAGCTTTCCTGTCAGCGTCTCGTCGATCTCGGCCTGGCGAGCGATCACGCCGGAGACGACGTCGTCGAAGAAATCGACCTCGGCATCCTCGTACTGGTCGTCCTCGA contains:
- a CDS encoding NAD(P)/FAD-dependent oxidoreductase; amino-acid sequence: MAEHFDAIVLGGGAAGLFCAAIAGQRGRDVLVLERSDKVGKKILISGGGRCNFTNIGAGPANYLSANPHFAKSALSRYTARDFLDLVERHGIAWHEKTLGQLFCDGSARQIVDMLLEECAAGPGKVTIRCREEVSAVAREGELFSATTQHGRFTARAIVVATGGPSIPKMGASDFAYGLARQFGLKVVEPRPALVPLTLGGEEVLFRELSGVAAEVEARAGKTAFREAALFTHRGLSGPSILQASSYWKHGEPVTIRFLPDRAPGWLLEAKRDTPSVHLRSILRDALPDRLADVLVDQLGIEGDLGNVPDKRLRAAEERLSAWRFNPNGSEGFAKAEVTAGGISTAELSSKTMEAKSVPGLHAIGEAVDVTGWLGGYNFQWAWASGYAAGSAL
- a CDS encoding APC family permease; this encodes MDKLTAPPRTVGFWGTALFPVNGMIGAGIFALPAVLAAGVGSFAPWLMLAGGVAFMPLALCYAWLAGRFENSGGPVLYGEAAFGRFVGFQAGWARYASAIVTAAANTSVMVAYLAALFPWMADPVMEAGAIATILAIITWVNLVGMTRAVGALGVMTVIKVVPLVALVVSALFAGNPGIGFAIPEFSKVETVVLLTFYAFMGFEAVTEPAGEMKRPRRDIPLAIVTMVAAVTALYMAVIWAYLAIAPAVPNEDNALAGAALETMGDIGAVAIVVAAAFSIAANNFNGSTTQPRLIYGMAQRGMLPRWFLGVSEKYGTPANAILFTGGASILFGVWEGFAVLAVAGTLIRLVTYGICAAALPTLEFREGRLNPIHLACAIIAIAVSLFVALQVSGQAVTVFLGMVALGTVLYFVAARREPETALPTP
- the uvrC gene encoding excinuclease ABC subunit UvrC yields the protein MSRTEAGSPPDPRGKERFNEERATYTVKGGSSQPDLEVGVKAIRDVVKVLKPTPGVYRMLDARGDVLYVGKARSLKARVANYTQIKALSNRLQRMVSQCRGMEIVTTGSEADALLLEAQFIKRFRPPYNVLLRDDKSFPFILLREGHDYPRIQKHRGARRAKGSYYGPFASAGSVNTTINALQKLFLLRSCTDSFFSRRDRPCLLYQIKRCSAPCVGRIDKDGYDQLIQEAKDFLGGKSGAVQARIEKQMAKAAEDLDFETAALLRDRLRAATFIQGSQAVNADGVGDADVFALHAKGGQIAVQGFFVRGGQNWGHRAFFPKNTGDLEEGEVLADVLLQFYEEVPPPRHILIDRELPEQELLEEAFSGLAERKVAISTPQRGERRKLMEQAKRNAVEALERRLAESGTQAKVMRELTEFLELPEVPTRIEVYDNSHIQGAKAVGAFIVAGPEGFVKNQYRKFNIKTAQTNDDFGMMREVMERRFSRAMKEDPDREKAGVWPDLVLIDGGKGQMSSVRDTLEELGIDDVPLIAIAKGPHHGREGREVFHFPDGREKTLPTNSPVLFYLQRLRDEVHRFVIGAHRAKRSRAITASPLDEIPGIGPARKRALLLHFGTASKVRAAALDDLKRVPGVSESVAQTVYDFYHASG
- a CDS encoding CDGSH iron-sulfur domain-containing protein; the protein is MADDMKITVTKDGPYKVEGRVPLIEQAIGVNAAGESINWQQTGDFESKPTMMLCRCGQSSNAPFCDGSHAEEGFDGTEVADRAPYEKQAKRMEGPRYTLLDQEDLCAIARFCDTHKTVWEEVEKTDDPEHAAIFLDQISNCVSGRLVAIDNETGEPVHAQRGQRISVTQDPAEECSGPLYVEGGLRVVSADGEDYELRNRMALCRCGQSGNKPFCDGSHMKGGWSDGTR
- a CDS encoding EcsC family protein; the encoded protein is MDFQKQQDRFRRSKASWLGRGVERLTHPLGKTVADIVPKSLVEAVLKGIDSAVGAPALVNFDHDPKDIAAARRASERVSRAARGISGASGAAAGLGGVLTAGLDIPATIGIALRVIRDTGRAYGYDGEGEREKLFRLQILELSAINDPKERKARIAALEAMIGPHGDLIIADHKRILPVVDQAIERVSRAIALAGFRSRAGMLVPVVGSAVGATVNISFQGDVGKAARFAFQERRMRAQSNLVEQ
- a CDS encoding acyl-CoA thioesterase produces the protein MESAQASNLTPEKIVADLVFLLDLDAKGGDTFIGRRRPDGTGRVFGGQAIAQALGAASRTVADGRDVHSLHAYFLRPGSDDLPIEYRVKRDLDGRSFSNRRVVASQEGKPILNLTASFQTPVEGPRHQHPDMPDIAPPEELTPDAEIRQDIAGKVPDGPIKQLLLRPFPVDFRSVEPRDWLAPQKRPAVSHVWFRTIAPLPSDPAVHRAALAFISDFQILATALQPHGKSIHSGQVKGASLDHAVWFHEAFSLDDWLLFAMEAPWSGGGRGYSRGQVFTRDGRLVASVTQEGMLRHME
- a CDS encoding sodium-translocating pyrophosphatase, which translates into the protein MDLVLIAIVLGLLAVVYGFVTSRQVLGADAGNEKMQEIAGAIQEGAQAYLKRQYTTIALVGVVVAVLVAIFLGWLSAVGFVIGAILSGVAGFIGMNISVKSNLRTAAAAMKGLQQGLTLAFRAGAITGLLVAGLALLAIAVFYYVLVNVMGLSLSDAGERRIIVDALVALAFGASLISIFARLGGGIFTKAADVGADLVGKVEAGIPEDDPRNPAVIADNVGDNVGDCAGMAADLFETYVVTVGATMVLTLLLLFNSDADVFAGLVALPLLIGGACIVTSIIGTYFVRLGGGTNVMGAMYKGFIVTAVLSVPLIYFVTQYALGDMNAVIGGENLGAVDPGAPIAEEGTSSIAPFTGMDLFWCSLIGLLLTGVIIWITEYYTGTNFRPVRSIAKASETGHGTNVIQGLAISLESTALPTLAIVAGIIVSYQLAGLMGIAYAATAMLALAGMVVALDAYGPVTDNAGGIAEMAGLDESVREKTDALDAVGNTTKAVTKGYAIGSAGLAALVLFAAYTTDLAELFPAADVDFSLENPYVIVGLLLGALLPYLFGAMGMTAVGRAAGDVVKDVRAQFKEKPGIMDYSEKPDYARTVDLVTKAAIKEMIIPSLLPVLAPIVVYFVILAVAGQENAFAALGALLLGVIVGGLFVALSMTAGGGAWDNAKKYIEDGNHGGKGSEAHKAAVTGDTVGDPYKDTAGPAVNPMIKITNIVALLLLAALAH
- the thiL gene encoding thiamine-phosphate kinase, whose translation is MNETEFIATLRGLMLHDGARGLADDAAVIEIGAETLVLTHDMMIEGRHYLPQQDMADVAWKLVAVNLSDLAAKGAEPVGILLGHMLGENDSAFIEGLDEALSHYGVPLLGGDTVAGDGPRAFGLTAIGRASHTPVPSRAGAEIGDAVFVTGTLGAAMLGYETLRDETDGDTTAYARPMARLAEGRDLAPLAHSMMDISDGLLLDAFRMAEASELSIAIDSGEVPVVDPDRRHDCMTWGDDYELLFTLPDGTFPPVPATRIGSVEPRGFAPLFLDGEPVINADGLGYRHAPDSE
- the nusB gene encoding transcription antitermination factor NusB, which codes for MNTPARSRARSAARLAAVQALYQWHMEKTALAKLLDEFHQHRLGAKIEDDQYEDAEVDFFDDVVSGVIARQAEIDETLTGKLAQGWTLLRLDKTMLQILRCGAYELMARSDIPVGTAISEYVDVAHAFFDEREAKFVNGVLDAVAKDVRD